GCATTGAACATGGCGTCGCGATTAACGCCGTCTTCGAGCCAATGCCAACTCCACACGCGTTCCTGCTTCAGGCGATATTCGGCCACCGTCGTCGGTTTGCCGAGCAGACGGCGCACTTCGTCCTGCGTCATGCCCGGCCGTACCTTCGCGATGTTCTCGGCGGTCAGCACCTGCGTGACCGAGACGAGCAGGCCATCGGAATCGAGATCGACCATGTACGTGTTCGTGCCTGCCGGCCCGCGCGGATATTCCAGGCGCTTGGAGCCGTCCGTGTAGGTGCGTTCGGTTTCCGGCTCGCCCATTTGTTTGCGGATCTGCGCCTCGTTCGTGACGCCCGGTTTGAGGTCTTTCAGCAGCAGCGCGTCCGGCTTCACCGAGTTGAAAAACGAGCTGAGCTTGTTCATCGCTTCTCCGCTCTGCTGCTGGTCGCAACCCGCAAGCAGCGAGGCCGCGACCAACGCGGCGCACACCATTCTGTTCATACGGCTCCCTCGCATCAACTGCCCGCGCCCAGCAGCGGCACCGGATCGACGGCGGCGCCCGCCTTCCTGATCTCGAAATGCAACACCGGCGATCCGCTCGGGCCGGTGCCCATGTCGGCGATGGTCGCGCCCTGCTTGACCGTATCGCCCTCGCGCACGAGCAGCTTGTCGTTGTACGCGTAGGCCGTCAGAAAGTCATTGCTATGCCGGACGATGATCATGCGCCCGTAAGACCGCAATCCGCTTCCCGCGTACACCACTTTGCCCGGCGCGGCCGCTTTCACGGGCTCGCCGACCTTCCCCGCGATGTCGATGCCCTTGCTGCCGCTCGCGCCGAAGCCGCGCACGATTTCGCCCTTTGCCGGCCATGCGAACGTGCCTTTTCCCGCCGACGCCGTGCTCGCCGGCGCTTCGCTGCTTCTGGCGGCGGGCTTCTCGGTAGCCTTCTCGGCGGATTTTTCGGCGGGCTTCTCGGCCGCCGGCTTGCCGGGCGTCGGCAGCAGCGGAGGTAGATTCTTTCCTGACGATACCGACGCCGCAGCCGACGCGGACGCACCCGGCGGCACGACGCGCAGCACCTGCCCGACGTTGACCTGTTTGCTCTCGGGAAGACTGTTCCATGCGGCCAGATCGGCCGGCTTTTGCTTGTACTGGCGCGAGATGCCGTAGAGCGTATCGCCCGGCTTCACGCGGTAGAAGCCCGCGTCGACGGGCGCGAGCGCCGTCGCAGCCGGCGCGGCTGCAACCGGCGCCGTGCTCACCGGCGCACTCACGATGACAGGCGGCGGCGCAATCGAATTGTCGACGATCGGCGCAGGCGTGCGCGGCGTCGACGTACATCCTGCGAGACCTGCCGTGACGGCCGCGGCGACCCCGAGACTCGCGATGACCGCCCGAGTGCGCGGTCCAATGACGACTGTGTGCTTCGACTCCAACTTTCCCATGCTCTTGTCTTGATCTATTGCAACGCTCTTTGATTTTCCGCCGCCAGCCGCCGCGCTAACACACGGTCAAGCCCACGCCGTACACCGAAGTACCGACACATCCGACGATACCGCAACCCGGCAACAGCACAAGCGCCAGTCCGCATATCGCGATGACCGCAAGCCGCGAGCCGCGCTGGCACAGACACAGGCGCAGGCGCATCGCCTGCCGTTCAGACGAACTTCCGACAGCATAAGACATTACAGAATCCAGATCCCCAGGTCAGCCGAGAAGACACTTTAGGTGAAACTCAGCGCGATCCTTTGGGATTCTAAATTTTTCACGATTCTGCTCGCCCGCTCCGCTCATGTCATCACGTGCCATACGTCTGCTGGCCAATCGGACAACGCCGCCGATAATCACAATCCTTGACAGTTTGCGCGCTTTTGCCACCGCACTTTCGGCTACATTCACGGCGCTCGAAAGCAGGAGCCTCCTGCAGTCCTGCACTTTCACCCTTTTCGCGGAGTACTAGCGCATGCAAATCTTGCATCATGGAATCATCGTCAGCCTGCTCATCGGCGGCATCGCGGGCTGGCTCGCCGGCCTCATCATGAACGGCACGGGCTTCGGCGTGTTCGTGGACATTCTCGTGGGCATCGTCGGCGGCGTGCTCGGCAACTGGCTCTTCGGCGTGCTCGGCATCTCGCTCGGCGGCGGTCTGCTCGGTTCGCTGCTGACGGCCGTGATCGGCGCGGTGGTGCTGCTTTTCATCATCCGCCTCTTCCGGCGCGCATAACGAGCGCATCGGCACGACGGGCCGCGCGTCTCCGTTCTAAGAAGCGCAGGCCCGTCCAACGTTCTTACTCCGCACTCACACCTTCGAGCCGCGACGGCTCATTTTCCACAGCGCGCCCAGCGCGATCGGCACGATGGCCGCTCCGATCCCGACCAGCACGATCACGTTCAGATACTGCCGGATGAACGGAATGTTGCCGAAGAAGTAGCCGAGCAGCACGAGAATCAGCACCCAAAAGGCCGCGCCCAGAATGTTGAAGAGCTGGAAACGCGTGGCGTTCATCGCGGACGCGCCCGCCACGAACGGCGCGAACGTGCGCACGACAGGCACGAAACGCGCGATCACGATCGTCTTGCCGCCGTGGCGCTCGTAGAAGTTATGCGTCTTTTGCAGCGCCGCGCGGTCGAGAAACCGCTCCAGCACCGGAATATTCGTGTCGAACACCTTGGGGCCGATGGCGCGCCCGATCCAGTAGTTCACCGTGTTTCCCGCGACGGCCGCGACCAGCAGCAGCACGATGAGCGCGCCGAGATCCATCTCGTGCGTGGCCGCGAACGCGCCGCCGATAAAGAGCAGCGAATCGCCCGGCAGGAACGGGAACACCACGAGTCCTGTTTCGCAGAATACGATGAGGAACAGCACGGCATACACCCATCCGCCGTACGCGTGGATGAAGTCACCGAGCGATTTGTCGATGTGCAGGATAAGTCCCAGAAAATGCAGCAGCGTGTCCAAAACCTTTCCTCGAAAAAGTGAGCCGGCAAGAAGCGCAGGGTCGCGCCATGATACCGAAGTGACCCGGCGCGTCGGTTAAAAAGCGCGCATCGAAACGCCATTTCGCAACGCATTGTCGGAACGATGCGCCCGCGCGAGCCGCCGGATGCGAATGGCTATAATTTCGCCATGGCCGATCTCAACGAACCTTCCGCCGGCGCTCCGAC
This Caballeronia sp. LZ062 DNA region includes the following protein-coding sequences:
- a CDS encoding peptidoglycan DD-metalloendopeptidase family protein, with amino-acid sequence MGKLESKHTVVIGPRTRAVIASLGVAAAVTAGLAGCTSTPRTPAPIVDNSIAPPPVIVSAPVSTAPVAAAPAATALAPVDAGFYRVKPGDTLYGISRQYKQKPADLAAWNSLPESKQVNVGQVLRVVPPGASASAAASVSSGKNLPPLLPTPGKPAAEKPAEKSAEKATEKPAARSSEAPASTASAGKGTFAWPAKGEIVRGFGASGSKGIDIAGKVGEPVKAAAPGKVVYAGSGLRSYGRMIIVRHSNDFLTAYAYNDKLLVREGDTVKQGATIADMGTGPSGSPVLHFEIRKAGAAVDPVPLLGAGS
- a CDS encoding VTT domain-containing protein; this translates as MDTLLHFLGLILHIDKSLGDFIHAYGGWVYAVLFLIVFCETGLVVFPFLPGDSLLFIGGAFAATHEMDLGALIVLLLVAAVAGNTVNYWIGRAIGPKVFDTNIPVLERFLDRAALQKTHNFYERHGGKTIVIARFVPVVRTFAPFVAGASAMNATRFQLFNILGAAFWVLILVLLGYFFGNIPFIRQYLNVIVLVGIGAAIVPIALGALWKMSRRGSKV
- a CDS encoding GlsB/YeaQ/YmgE family stress response membrane protein, translating into MHHGIIVSLLIGGIAGWLAGLIMNGTGFGVFVDILVGIVGGVLGNWLFGVLGISLGGGLLGSLLTAVIGAVVLLFIIRLFRRA
- the bamE gene encoding outer membrane protein assembly factor BamE, which translates into the protein MNRMVCAALVAASLLAGCDQQQSGEAMNKLSSFFNSVKPDALLLKDLKPGVTNEAQIRKQMGEPETERTYTDGSKRLEYPRGPAGTNTYMVDLDSDGLLVSVTQVLTAENIAKVRPGMTQDEVRRLLGKPTTVAEYRLKQERVWSWHWLEDGVNRDAMFNAHFGPDGTVVTTSRSEAEGGGRH